In Kordiimonas pumila, a single genomic region encodes these proteins:
- a CDS encoding protein-L-isoaspartate O-methyltransferase family protein translates to MSDFQAARTHMIDCQLRPNEVNDERIIQAINSIPRENFVPKSKRAIAYVDEDLEVVKGRYLMEPVIFARLLVVANIQPTDLVLDVGCVTGYSTAVMAALADAVVAVEQDEKLASMAEEKLSGLEIMNVAVVTGTLSEGVAKQGPYDVIFIEGAVEDVPSKLVKQLKEGGRLVCVKMFGGVGRGHVIEMKNGEPAVRNLFDANVQQLPGFSLKKEFVF, encoded by the coding sequence GTGAGCGATTTTCAAGCAGCACGCACCCATATGATTGATTGCCAACTTCGCCCAAACGAAGTGAATGATGAGCGTATCATTCAGGCCATAAATAGTATTCCCCGTGAAAACTTTGTCCCAAAGAGCAAGCGTGCCATCGCGTATGTAGATGAAGACCTAGAGGTTGTTAAGGGGCGCTACCTTATGGAACCCGTAATTTTTGCTCGCCTTTTGGTGGTTGCAAATATTCAGCCGACAGACCTTGTGCTTGATGTTGGCTGTGTCACTGGATACAGCACAGCGGTTATGGCGGCACTTGCTGACGCAGTGGTCGCTGTGGAGCAGGACGAGAAACTTGCCAGCATGGCCGAGGAAAAGCTTTCAGGCCTTGAGATCATGAATGTGGCTGTTGTGACGGGTACTTTAAGTGAAGGAGTAGCTAAGCAGGGGCCGTATGATGTTATTTTTATCGAAGGTGCTGTTGAAGACGTTCCGTCCAAGCTCGTAAAGCAGCTTAAGGAAGGCGGCAGGCTTGTTTGTGTAAAAATGTTTGGCGGCGTCGGCCGTGGGCATGTGATAGAAATGAAAAACGGCGAGCCGGCTGTGCGTAACCTTTTTGATGCGAATGTGCAGCAGTTACCCGGTTTCAGCCTGAAAAAAGAGTTTGTTTTTTGA
- the ilvD gene encoding dihydroxy-acid dehydratase, which translates to MPQYRSRTSTHGRNMAGARALWRATGMKDGDFKKPIIAVVNSFTQFVPGHVHLKDLGQMVAREIEKAGGIAKEFNTIAVDDGIAMGHDGMLYSLPSREIIADSVEYMANAHCADALICISNCDKITPGMLMASLRLNIPSVFVSGGPMEAGESDYNGETRKLDLVDAMVDAANPNISDEEVEAIEQNACPTCGSCSGMFTANSMNCLTEVLGLSLPGNGTTLATHSDRKEVFLTAARLIVDITKRYYVDEDESVLPRSVASKAAFENAIAMDIAMGGSTNTVLHLLAAAQEGEVDFTMADIDRMSRRVPNLCKVAPATNKYHIQDVHRAGGIFAILGELDRAGLINQDCPTVHSDTIGQAIKRFDVLTSNDADLHRFFRAGPGGVRTTEAFSQSKRYDSLDLDRKDGCIRSLEHAYSKEGGLAVLFGNIAEDGCIVKTAGVDESIWKFSGRARVFESQDSSVEAILGGKVVAGDVVIIRYEGPRGGPGMQEMLYPTSYLKSIGLGKECALLTDGRFSGGTSGLSIGHASPEAAEGGAIGLVEEGDMIDIDIPNRTINVRVSNAVLAERRAAMDAKSEKAWKPVEVRKRKVTAALRAYASMTTSASLGAVRKI; encoded by the coding sequence ATGCCACAGTATCGTTCCCGTACATCCACTCATGGCCGTAACATGGCAGGCGCCCGTGCGCTTTGGCGCGCAACAGGTATGAAAGACGGGGACTTTAAAAAGCCTATCATTGCTGTTGTGAACAGTTTCACACAGTTTGTGCCGGGCCATGTACACCTGAAAGACCTTGGCCAAATGGTAGCGCGCGAGATTGAAAAAGCGGGTGGTATAGCGAAGGAATTTAATACTATCGCGGTGGATGACGGCATTGCCATGGGCCACGACGGTATGCTGTACAGCCTGCCAAGCCGCGAAATTATCGCAGATAGTGTTGAATATATGGCGAATGCGCACTGTGCTGATGCCCTTATTTGCATTTCGAACTGCGATAAAATTACGCCCGGCATGCTTATGGCCTCTTTGCGCCTTAATATTCCATCTGTGTTTGTGTCTGGTGGCCCTATGGAGGCTGGCGAAAGCGACTATAATGGTGAAACAAGGAAACTTGATCTTGTTGATGCGATGGTTGATGCTGCAAACCCTAATATTTCTGATGAAGAGGTAGAGGCGATTGAGCAGAACGCCTGCCCAACGTGCGGGTCTTGTAGTGGTATGTTCACTGCTAACAGTATGAATTGCCTCACTGAAGTGTTGGGCCTGTCTCTGCCGGGTAATGGTACCACGCTTGCAACGCATTCAGACCGCAAAGAAGTGTTCCTAACAGCTGCACGGCTAATTGTTGATATTACAAAACGTTATTATGTGGATGAAGACGAAAGTGTTTTACCGCGTTCTGTTGCATCTAAAGCAGCTTTTGAAAATGCTATCGCCATGGATATCGCCATGGGTGGGTCTACCAACACAGTGCTGCATTTGCTGGCCGCAGCGCAGGAAGGTGAAGTTGATTTTACGATGGCGGATATTGACCGCATGTCACGCCGTGTGCCAAATCTGTGCAAGGTCGCGCCTGCTACCAATAAGTATCATATTCAGGATGTGCACAGGGCAGGGGGGATTTTTGCCATCCTCGGTGAACTCGACCGCGCTGGCCTTATTAATCAGGATTGCCCCACTGTGCATTCCGACACTATCGGGCAGGCAATCAAGCGCTTTGACGTGCTGACCAGTAATGACGCTGATCTGCACCGCTTTTTCCGGGCTGGCCCAGGCGGCGTGCGCACAACGGAGGCCTTTAGCCAAAGTAAGCGCTATGACAGCCTCGACCTAGACCGCAAAGACGGCTGTATCCGTAGCTTAGAGCATGCATATAGCAAAGAGGGTGGTCTTGCTGTTCTGTTCGGTAATATTGCAGAAGATGGCTGTATTGTAAAAACTGCTGGTGTGGATGAAAGCATCTGGAAGTTTTCTGGTCGTGCGCGGGTGTTTGAAAGTCAGGATTCGTCGGTTGAGGCGATCCTCGGCGGCAAGGTTGTGGCTGGTGATGTGGTTATTATTCGCTACGAAGGCCCACGAGGGGGGCCGGGTATGCAGGAAATGCTCTATCCAACAAGTTACCTAAAATCTATTGGGCTTGGTAAGGAATGTGCCCTTCTAACAGATGGCCGTTTTTCTGGTGGTACCAGCGGCCTGTCAATTGGTCATGCCAGCCCAGAGGCAGCAGAGGGTGGTGCGATTGGCCTTGTGGAAGAGGGCGATATGATCGACATTGATATTCCGAACCGCACCATTAATGTGCGTGTGTCTAACGCGGTGCTTGCCGAACGTCGGGCTGCAATGGATGCAAAGAGCGAAAAGGCATGGAAGCCAGTTGAAGTGCGGAAACGTAAAGTAACTGCCGCTCTTAGAGCTTATGCATCCATGACAACATCAGCATCACTGGGTGCTGTTCGTAAAATATAA
- a CDS encoding DUF2497 domain-containing protein, with the protein MSDNASEDEPTMEEILASIRRIISDESEEEALVTAPEEELSEDSESEPVAAPEPEPVEEPEPEPIPEPEPIPEPDPVPEPDPVPEPEPIPEPEPVYFSEPEEEEDILELTEFATAGDAHPIVSPPVESRTAETFAHLSQMMVAGYDGADNTLEALVRQMLKPMLQGWLDENLPVIVQDAVEREVARIARRK; encoded by the coding sequence ATGAGCGACAACGCATCCGAAGACGAACCGACTATGGAAGAAATTCTGGCGTCCATTCGCCGGATTATTTCTGATGAGTCTGAAGAAGAGGCGCTGGTAACGGCGCCTGAGGAAGAGCTGTCGGAAGACTCTGAGTCTGAACCTGTGGCTGCTCCTGAACCAGAACCGGTTGAAGAACCTGAGCCAGAGCCAATACCAGAACCAGAGCCAATACCAGAACCTGACCCCGTTCCAGAGCCTGACCCTGTCCCTGAGCCAGAGCCAATACCAGAGCCAGAGCCTGTCTACTTCTCTGAACCAGAGGAAGAAGAAGACATTCTGGAACTGACTGAGTTTGCGACAGCAGGGGATGCGCACCCGATTGTATCGCCACCGGTTGAAAGCCGCACAGCTGAAACATTTGCACACCTTAGCCAAATGATGGTGGCAGGCTATGACGGGGCTGATAACACCCTTGAAGCTTTGGTGCGGCAGATGCTGAAACCCATGCTGCAAGGCTGGCTTGACGAAAATCTGCCCGTTATTGTGCAGGATGCAGTTGAGCGTGAAGTTGCGCGAATCGCACGGCGTAAATAA
- a CDS encoding TolC family outer membrane protein: MKKGIVSLFAMATVVTGSWAVSAETLEEALAAAYASNPQLMAQRASLRATDENVSQAKSGFLPSLTGTYSYDKTYADRTSGGVTVDADGDTERYGLTAQQNIFNGFSDRNSLRQAKSTVKAGRAQLQSVEQQILLEAVAAYMNVVRDEAVVELNKNNIVVLERQLQASNDRFRVGEVTRTDVAQSEARLENAKSTLLTAEATLASSRAQYRRVVGRTPAGLETPTSQPELPADLDKAIEIAMELSPGIQAARYNEEAARYSVNAVKGSLLPKVAATASYSKTDTSGLSTTTGLPNNSNYEAAEIGVNVTVPFFSGGTKYSQVRQAKQIRSQRMMEIYQAERVTQENVFVTWDQYRAAVGQITSTEASVRANEIALEGVKQEAYVGSRTTLDVLNAEQELLNSRVSNVRAQRDVYVAAYSLISSIGKLTARDLGLGIDLYDAEEYYDEVGSSKIIGFGTDVD; the protein is encoded by the coding sequence ATGAAGAAAGGTATCGTTTCCCTGTTTGCAATGGCGACAGTGGTAACTGGTTCCTGGGCAGTGTCAGCCGAGACACTGGAAGAGGCATTAGCGGCCGCTTATGCATCAAACCCACAGTTAATGGCACAGCGTGCATCGCTGCGAGCAACGGATGAAAATGTATCACAAGCAAAGTCTGGCTTTTTACCAAGCCTGACTGGTACGTATTCCTATGATAAAACTTATGCGGATAGAACATCTGGTGGTGTGACAGTTGACGCTGATGGTGATACAGAACGTTATGGGCTGACTGCCCAGCAAAATATTTTTAATGGCTTTAGCGATAGAAACTCGCTGAGGCAGGCAAAAAGCACCGTAAAAGCAGGCCGTGCCCAGCTACAGTCTGTTGAGCAGCAGATTCTGCTAGAAGCTGTTGCGGCCTATATGAATGTTGTGCGCGATGAAGCTGTTGTTGAACTGAACAAAAACAATATTGTTGTTCTTGAGCGTCAATTGCAGGCTAGTAATGACAGGTTCCGTGTGGGGGAAGTAACCCGCACTGATGTGGCACAGTCAGAAGCACGGCTTGAAAATGCCAAATCAACTTTGCTAACCGCGGAAGCAACACTTGCTTCCAGTAGGGCACAGTACCGCCGTGTTGTTGGGCGTACACCAGCGGGTCTTGAAACACCGACCAGCCAACCAGAGCTGCCTGCAGACCTCGATAAAGCTATTGAGATTGCGATGGAGCTTAGCCCTGGCATTCAGGCTGCTCGTTATAATGAAGAGGCCGCACGATACAGTGTAAATGCTGTTAAAGGCTCCTTGCTGCCAAAAGTTGCGGCAACAGCAAGTTATTCTAAGACAGATACCAGCGGCCTTAGTACAACAACTGGGTTACCGAATAATTCAAATTATGAAGCAGCAGAAATAGGTGTGAATGTAACGGTTCCATTTTTCTCTGGTGGTACAAAATATTCACAAGTGCGCCAAGCCAAGCAGATTCGCAGTCAGCGCATGATGGAAATTTATCAGGCTGAGCGTGTAACGCAGGAAAATGTCTTTGTAACGTGGGATCAGTATAGGGCTGCAGTGGGGCAAATTACTTCCACAGAAGCCTCTGTTCGTGCAAACGAAATAGCCCTTGAGGGTGTGAAGCAGGAAGCTTATGTGGGCTCTCGTACAACGCTTGATGTGTTGAACGCTGAGCAGGAGCTTCTAAATTCTCGCGTTTCGAATGTTCGTGCTCAGCGCGATGTATATGTGGCGGCTTACAGCCTTATATCGTCAATTGGTAAGCTTACTGCCCGCGACCTTGGTCTTGGTATTGATCTGTACGATGCAGAAGAATATTACGATGAGGTTGGTTCCAGTAAAATTATTGGTTTTGGAACAGACGTCGATTAA
- a CDS encoding type 2 periplasmic-binding domain-containing protein produces the protein MKNIIFRGIDSLLVCGVCFTIAFLLGALPAYSGEKLSVTPESTIKISGASVKGLLHSEYKGPYNQVLDIIEAGYEGKLLLTMRPVKRASISFFAHESDCIFFSPTDRDYYTARNTDVDFLVMSKPVNTVSVRAYTVPGDSMVRSAADLEERTFAAEVAMGGSDFFRNYDMAAGKEVISVFGVETAFKLLDQGRVSAVVAADYDVERYFKLAGSPVHYRYDERFVLYKAEDAFVCWRTPITEAFIQHIDLSLSIMEESGQLHGILSGYSTSAVDGGGY, from the coding sequence TTGAAAAACATCATCTTTAGGGGCATAGACTCCCTACTTGTTTGTGGTGTTTGCTTCACTATTGCTTTTTTATTAGGCGCACTGCCTGCTTATAGTGGTGAGAAACTATCAGTAACCCCTGAAAGTACTATTAAAATCTCTGGTGCTTCAGTGAAAGGGCTTTTGCATAGCGAATATAAAGGACCTTACAATCAGGTGCTGGATATTATCGAAGCAGGTTATGAGGGTAAGTTATTGTTGACTATGCGCCCTGTGAAACGGGCATCCATATCATTTTTTGCTCATGAAAGTGACTGTATTTTTTTCTCGCCTACAGATAGAGATTATTATACGGCCCGTAATACTGATGTGGACTTTCTTGTTATGTCAAAGCCTGTGAATACCGTTAGCGTCAGGGCTTATACAGTTCCGGGTGATTCTATGGTCCGCTCAGCCGCTGACCTGGAAGAGCGTACTTTTGCTGCTGAAGTAGCAATGGGGGGCAGCGACTTTTTTAGAAATTACGATATGGCAGCGGGAAAAGAGGTTATATCTGTCTTTGGGGTGGAAACCGCCTTTAAACTACTTGATCAGGGTCGTGTTTCTGCCGTTGTTGCTGCAGATTATGATGTTGAGAGGTATTTCAAGCTTGCGGGATCACCCGTACATTATCGCTATGATGAACGTTTTGTACTCTATAAAGCTGAGGATGCATTTGTTTGTTGGCGAACCCCCATAACAGAAGCCTTTATTCAGCATATAGACCTGTCGCTTTCAATAATGGAAGAAAGTGGCCAGTTGCACGGTATATTATCTGGTTATTCTACTAGCGCAGTAGATGGGGGTGGCTATTAG
- a CDS encoding PAS domain-containing protein has product MWAKNLNDLKYSKATQELVACWQDLPRYDGLVCPKRSDFSSIRIGAFLAEVFISEWIGDENLSIIQAGTKLDRVLGKDITGQNIFDVLPLELLAEELKYYHTLRDTPCAGMITRSALNLKGKPVIYRTMQLPLADSHGNVRYFVGTGVALSENILQQEFNITSCDHVELLERLYFDIGAGVPAEG; this is encoded by the coding sequence ATGTGGGCGAAAAATTTGAATGATTTGAAATACTCGAAGGCAACGCAAGAGCTTGTAGCTTGCTGGCAGGACTTGCCGCGCTATGATGGTTTGGTGTGTCCTAAGCGGTCAGATTTTTCGTCAATACGAATTGGTGCGTTCCTTGCTGAGGTTTTCATTAGCGAATGGATTGGCGATGAAAACCTGAGTATCATTCAGGCTGGTACCAAGCTTGATCGCGTTTTGGGGAAAGATATAACCGGCCAGAATATTTTTGATGTTCTGCCTCTTGAGTTACTTGCCGAGGAATTGAAATATTATCATACGCTGCGTGATACACCTTGCGCCGGTATGATAACCAGAAGCGCCCTGAACCTTAAGGGCAAGCCTGTTATATACCGGACAATGCAGTTACCGCTTGCAGACTCTCACGGCAATGTTCGGTATTTTGTCGGTACGGGTGTTGCGCTTTCAGAAAATATACTCCAGCAGGAGTTCAATATTACAAGTTGTGACCATGTTGAATTATTGGAACGGCTGTATTTTGATATTGGTGCAGGCGTGCCCGCAGAGGGATAA
- a CDS encoding valine--tRNA ligase, whose product MLDKTYSPADIEAKWYEHWETSGAFKCGQRPEAEPYVIVMPPPNVTGSLHMGHALDNSLQDALVRFERLRGKDVLWQPGTDHAGIATQMVVERQLDDEGLDRRDMGREAFLDRVWKWKAESGGTITGQLRRLGASCDWSREAFTMDDERSAAVLKKFVKLYKDGLLYRAQRLVNWDPKLKTAISDLEVEQKEVDGHFWHFNYPIDGEEGRFIEIATTRPETMLGDTAVAVNPNDERFKDLIGKHVLLPLVGRKIIIVGDEHADPEQGTGALKVTPAHDFNDFEIGKRHDLEMINIFDENACVNVNAPEKYRGLDRFEARKVIVADMEAAGFLVKVVPHKHMVPYGDRGGVVIEPWLTDQWYVDAETLAKPAIEAVETGKTNFIPKNWEKTYYEWMRNIQPWCVSRQLWWGHQIPAWYAPDGTVFVEETEAEAYAAAKAQFGDSVTLRRDDDVLDTWFSSAMWPYSTMGWPNETPELAKYYPNTTLITGFDIIFFWVARMMMSGIHFMGEVPFKNVYIHALVRDENGAKMSKSKGNVIDPLEFVEQYGADALRFTLIAMEAQGRDIKLSEKRVEGYRNFGTKLWNASRFCEMNGIAGSDSVEAPTATLPVNKWIISEVSQAADAVTKAFDAFRFNDAADAIYHFAWHTFCDWYVELVKPVFWGENEEEKAETRAVAGWVLDQILVILHPFMPFITEELWHATKDDRAYDLINASWPVVSAVDLTAAEEVNWAIRFISEVRSTRAEMNVPASAKATALIVGASTTTKDRLNVFQDMICRLARLEKAEAVDTAESKGAAQLVVDEATVYLPLAGLMDLDAEKARLGKSLEKLSKEAGSIKGRLSNAGFVAKAPEHVVAEAKEQLVDLEAQIEKITAAIARLG is encoded by the coding sequence ATGCTCGACAAAACCTATTCCCCAGCGGATATAGAAGCAAAATGGTATGAACACTGGGAAACTTCTGGCGCGTTCAAATGCGGACAGCGGCCTGAGGCAGAGCCCTATGTTATTGTCATGCCGCCGCCGAATGTGACAGGTAGCCTGCATATGGGCCATGCGCTGGATAACAGCCTGCAGGATGCACTGGTACGGTTTGAACGCCTGCGCGGTAAAGACGTGTTGTGGCAGCCGGGTACAGACCATGCGGGTATAGCGACACAAATGGTGGTGGAGCGCCAGCTAGACGACGAAGGGCTTGACCGCCGTGACATGGGCCGCGAAGCATTTCTTGACCGTGTGTGGAAGTGGAAGGCCGAATCTGGTGGCACTATTACCGGGCAACTGCGCCGCCTTGGGGCGAGCTGTGACTGGTCCCGTGAAGCCTTTACGATGGATGATGAGCGCTCTGCTGCTGTTCTTAAAAAGTTTGTAAAGCTTTATAAAGATGGGCTTTTATACCGTGCACAGCGCCTGGTGAACTGGGATCCAAAGCTGAAAACGGCTATTTCTGACCTGGAAGTTGAACAAAAAGAAGTGGATGGCCACTTTTGGCATTTCAATTACCCTATTGACGGTGAAGAAGGCCGTTTCATTGAAATTGCGACCACCCGCCCGGAAACCATGCTGGGAGATACCGCTGTAGCGGTTAACCCAAACGATGAACGCTTTAAAGACCTGATTGGTAAGCATGTATTGCTGCCACTTGTTGGCCGAAAAATTATCATTGTTGGCGATGAACATGCAGACCCTGAGCAGGGCACGGGTGCCCTGAAGGTAACACCTGCGCACGATTTCAATGATTTTGAAATCGGCAAGCGCCATGATCTTGAGATGATCAACATCTTTGATGAAAACGCCTGTGTGAATGTTAATGCACCGGAAAAATACCGTGGTCTGGACCGTTTCGAGGCCCGCAAGGTGATTGTAGCTGATATGGAAGCAGCAGGTTTCCTTGTGAAAGTGGTACCTCACAAACATATGGTGCCATACGGTGACCGGGGCGGCGTCGTGATAGAACCATGGCTTACTGACCAGTGGTATGTAGACGCTGAAACACTGGCAAAGCCTGCCATTGAGGCGGTAGAAACCGGCAAAACCAATTTTATCCCGAAAAATTGGGAAAAAACATATTATGAATGGATGCGTAACATCCAGCCGTGGTGTGTTTCCCGCCAGCTTTGGTGGGGGCACCAGATACCTGCATGGTATGCGCCTGATGGCACAGTGTTTGTTGAAGAAACTGAGGCCGAAGCCTATGCCGCCGCCAAGGCCCAGTTTGGGGATAGTGTAACCCTGCGCCGTGATGACGATGTGCTGGATACATGGTTTTCAAGTGCCATGTGGCCCTACAGCACGATGGGCTGGCCAAATGAAACGCCAGAACTGGCAAAATATTACCCCAACACTACATTGATCACAGGATTTGACATTATCTTTTTCTGGGTTGCGCGGATGATGATGTCAGGCATTCACTTCATGGGTGAAGTGCCATTTAAGAATGTGTACATTCATGCGCTTGTACGCGATGAAAACGGCGCCAAAATGTCAAAATCCAAGGGGAATGTGATTGACCCCTTAGAGTTTGTTGAACAATACGGTGCTGATGCGCTTCGTTTCACCTTGATCGCGATGGAAGCGCAGGGGCGGGATATCAAGCTTTCTGAAAAGCGTGTTGAAGGTTACCGTAATTTTGGAACAAAGCTTTGGAATGCGTCACGTTTCTGCGAAATGAACGGTATTGCGGGTTCTGATAGTGTTGAAGCACCCACGGCAACATTGCCGGTGAATAAATGGATTATCAGCGAAGTGTCGCAAGCAGCAGACGCTGTCACCAAGGCTTTTGATGCGTTTCGTTTTAATGATGCAGCAGATGCTATTTATCATTTTGCATGGCACACCTTTTGCGATTGGTATGTGGAACTTGTGAAGCCGGTATTTTGGGGTGAAAACGAGGAAGAAAAGGCCGAAACTCGCGCTGTTGCAGGCTGGGTTCTTGATCAAATTTTGGTCATTTTGCACCCTTTTATGCCGTTTATCACTGAAGAACTGTGGCATGCGACCAAAGACGATCGGGCATATGATCTGATCAATGCTTCATGGCCTGTGGTGAGCGCTGTTGATCTGACGGCGGCAGAAGAGGTGAACTGGGCGATAAGGTTTATCAGCGAAGTACGCTCGACGCGTGCGGAAATGAATGTTCCTGCAAGCGCGAAGGCAACAGCGCTGATTGTGGGGGCATCTACCACAACCAAAGACCGGCTAAATGTGTTTCAAGATATGATCTGTCGGTTAGCTCGACTGGAAAAAGCTGAAGCCGTCGACACAGCAGAAAGTAAAGGTGCGGCCCAGTTAGTGGTGGATGAAGCAACGGTTTACCTACCGCTCGCGGGTCTGATGGATTTGGATGCTGAAAAAGCTCGTCTAGGCAAAAGCCTTGAAAAGCTCTCAAAAGAAGCAGGTAGCATTAAAGGCCGTCTTTCAAATGCGGGTTTTGTTGCGAAAGCTCCTGAGCATGTGGTTGCAGAAGCGAAAGAACAGCTCGTAGATCTTGAGGCACAAATCGAGAAGATAACAGCGGCTATTGCTCGACTAGGCTAA
- a CDS encoding OmpA family protein encodes MRTLIISLLTATSLSATAEDHYYGGFELGLSLSPDEELSRDADGLTLDADKNIGPVGGLFFGKTRGKQRFELEYLVRKNYFDQADVSAIGATGLAGPGSYAAGGNQKTDTLMANMWHTFFGGDSWSVLGGIGLGASHVKLDRVRSGQNLIYVDDSKWAPAIQAMAQVTHPVGNGLEVGLGYRYLHTLADNFDSALGEVDYQAKNHEVFARLSWRFGGEDSKPVTPAPAPVAQPVVRPAPAPEPVKAPEPVKPAPLPGPFLVFFDFDNSTITPKAADIIKAAAKAFKNNKTVEIETTGHADRAGTETYNMGLSKKRAEAVKKALIAEGVDATEIAVTYKGETVNLVNTEDGVREWQNRRVEIKLLPSK; translated from the coding sequence ATGCGCACTTTGATCATATCACTGCTTACGGCCACATCTCTTTCAGCAACCGCTGAAGATCACTATTATGGTGGCTTTGAACTTGGCCTGTCTCTCTCTCCTGATGAAGAGTTAAGCAGGGATGCTGATGGCCTTACACTTGATGCTGATAAAAACATCGGCCCTGTTGGCGGTCTCTTCTTTGGTAAAACCCGCGGCAAACAACGCTTTGAGCTAGAATATCTGGTTAGAAAAAACTATTTTGACCAAGCAGACGTTTCAGCAATTGGTGCAACTGGCCTTGCTGGTCCCGGTTCATATGCAGCCGGCGGCAACCAAAAAACTGACACCCTGATGGCAAATATGTGGCACACATTCTTTGGTGGTGATTCATGGTCGGTTCTTGGTGGTATCGGTCTTGGGGCCAGCCACGTAAAGCTTGACCGCGTTCGTTCAGGCCAAAATCTTATCTATGTTGATGATTCCAAATGGGCGCCTGCCATTCAGGCAATGGCGCAAGTAACACACCCTGTTGGTAACGGCCTTGAAGTTGGCCTTGGCTACCGCTATCTGCACACACTTGCTGACAATTTTGATTCAGCACTTGGTGAAGTAGATTATCAGGCGAAAAACCATGAAGTATTTGCACGCCTTAGCTGGCGTTTTGGCGGTGAAGACAGCAAACCTGTTACACCAGCTCCAGCCCCAGTAGCACAGCCTGTTGTGCGCCCTGCCCCTGCACCAGAGCCTGTAAAAGCACCAGAGCCTGTAAAACCTGCACCACTCCCTGGGCCATTCCTTGTATTCTTTGATTTTGACAACAGCACCATCACACCAAAAGCTGCTGACATTATCAAAGCTGCGGCCAAAGCTTTCAAAAACAACAAAACTGTTGAAATTGAAACAACTGGCCACGCTGACCGTGCTGGTACAGAAACATACAATATGGGTCTTTCCAAAAAACGTGCTGAAGCTGTGAAAAAGGCCCTGATCGCAGAAGGTGTTGACGCGACAGAAATCGCCGTAACTTACAAAGGTGAGACTGTAAACCTTGTTAATACAGAAGACGGTGTACGCGAGTGGCAAAACCGCCGCGTGGAAATTAAGCTTCTGCCAAGCAAATAA
- the speB gene encoding agmatinase produces the protein MSEGMMEPYGGPISFFRLPYAENAAGLDIAVMGIPFDLATTGRSGARMGPRAIREMSLTMAEFPWGVWPWDYHFNDKWKVADLGDVMGFTAYPDRMFNLVEEHADTVLAAGSALLTLGGDHSVTYPLLKAHAKKHGPLALIHFDAHSDTWESDDLNHGTMFYHAIKEGIILPEHSIQMGMRTPNPETMGMLVIDGNECLKTTAEALAKRIRERVGNQPAYLTFDIDFLDPAYAPATGTPVVGGPNVAYAREVLKLLAGLNIVGGDQVEVAPHYEGPGQITALAGATIAADILYLIGESKST, from the coding sequence ATGTCTGAAGGAATGATGGAACCATACGGTGGGCCAATAAGCTTTTTCCGCCTGCCCTATGCTGAAAACGCCGCAGGGTTGGATATTGCAGTTATGGGGATTCCATTTGATCTGGCAACAACAGGCCGATCTGGTGCCCGTATGGGGCCACGTGCAATCCGTGAAATGTCACTTACCATGGCGGAGTTCCCTTGGGGTGTTTGGCCGTGGGATTATCATTTCAACGACAAATGGAAAGTTGCTGACCTCGGCGACGTGATGGGCTTTACCGCCTACCCTGACCGCATGTTCAACCTTGTTGAAGAACATGCAGATACTGTTCTCGCAGCAGGTAGCGCCCTTCTTACCCTTGGCGGCGACCATTCTGTTACTTACCCTTTACTGAAAGCACACGCTAAAAAGCATGGCCCGCTTGCCCTTATTCACTTTGATGCCCACAGCGACACATGGGAAAGTGACGACCTGAACCACGGCACCATGTTTTATCATGCTATCAAAGAAGGTATCATTCTGCCTGAGCACTCCATTCAAATGGGCATGCGCACACCAAACCCGGAAACAATGGGCATGCTGGTAATTGACGGCAACGAATGTCTGAAAACCACGGCAGAAGCCCTTGCCAAACGTATTAGAGAGCGCGTCGGCAACCAGCCTGCCTACCTGACGTTTGACATCGACTTTCTAGACCCAGCTTATGCACCGGCCACAGGCACACCAGTGGTTGGCGGCCCCAATGTGGCCTATGCCCGTGAAGTGCTAAAACTACTGGCCGGGCTAAACATTGTAGGCGGTGATCAGGTAGAGGTTGCCCCCCATTATGAGGGGCCGGGCCAGATCACAGCGCTTGCAGGCGCCACCATTGCTGCAGATATTCTGTATCTAATAGGCGAATCAAAAAGCACGTAA